A region of Jannaschia sp. W003 DNA encodes the following proteins:
- a CDS encoding xanthine dehydrogenase family protein subunit M: MRTFAYERAGTVAEAVGKTRFIAGGTNLLDLMKLGVETPERLVDVTRLDLRGIEDHRGGLRIGALVPNSDLAADARVRRDYPVLARALLAGASGQLRNMATTGGNLLQRTRCYYFQDVASPCNKREPGSGCAAIGGATRLHAILGASEHCIATHPSDMAVAMQALDASVEVEGPGGTRTIPIRDFHRLPGDTPHVETELREGELIVAVTLPPPPPGRQTYRKVRDRASYAFALVSVAGIVAVKDGRIAQAALAFGGVAHKPWRDPEVEAMLAGREPTSETFDAAADLLLRDARGQGGNDFKIPLFRRTLRAVLRELTQ; encoded by the coding sequence ATGAGGACCTTCGCGTACGAGCGCGCCGGCACCGTCGCCGAGGCCGTCGGCAAGACCCGGTTCATCGCCGGGGGCACCAACCTGCTGGACCTGATGAAGCTGGGCGTCGAGACGCCGGAGCGGCTGGTCGACGTCACCCGCCTCGACCTGCGGGGCATCGAGGATCACCGGGGCGGCCTGCGCATCGGCGCGCTGGTCCCCAACAGCGACCTCGCCGCCGACGCCCGCGTGCGGCGCGACTACCCCGTGCTGGCGCGTGCCCTGCTGGCGGGCGCGAGTGGCCAGCTCCGCAACATGGCCACCACCGGGGGCAACCTGCTCCAGCGCACGCGCTGCTACTACTTCCAGGACGTCGCCTCGCCCTGCAACAAGCGCGAGCCCGGCTCGGGCTGCGCCGCGATCGGGGGCGCCACGCGGCTCCACGCCATCCTCGGGGCCTCGGAGCACTGCATCGCCACGCACCCCTCGGACATGGCCGTGGCCATGCAGGCGCTGGACGCCTCCGTCGAGGTGGAGGGCCCCGGCGGCACACGCACGATTCCGATCCGCGACTTCCACCGCCTGCCGGGCGACACGCCCCACGTGGAGACCGAGCTGCGCGAGGGCGAGCTGATCGTCGCCGTGACGCTGCCCCCGCCCCCGCCGGGTCGGCAGACCTACCGCAAGGTGCGCGACCGCGCCTCCTACGCCTTCGCGCTGGTCTCCGTGGCGGGCATCGTCGCCGTGAAGGACGGACGCATCGCCCAAGCCGCGCTGGCCTTCGGGGGCGTGGCACACAAGCCGTGGCGCGATCCGGAGGTCGAGGCGATGCTCGCCGGCCGCGAGCCGACCTCCGAGACCTTCGACGCCGCCGCCGACCTCCTCCTGCGCGACGCCCGCGGGCAGGGCGGCAACGACTTCAAGATCCCCCTCTTCCGGCGCACCCTGCGCGCCGTCCTCCGGGAGCTCACGCAATGA
- a CDS encoding LacI family DNA-binding transcriptional regulator, with amino-acid sequence MTPEKVPNMETFARLSGVSRPTVSKYFHDPTSVRDSTRARIESALERYDFRPNVYAMNQNRRLTKIVGIAVPFLADPFFAELARNIEARVIEAGFSPLLFSAHGDPAIEAEIFDNLRSLKPAGVLLAPLGRTSDRDAVERFCREVPTVLFDANIEGLGATFVGSDNFQSVPLMVDYLCRTGSPPCFFEMPPVNPNARKRRTAYEEAMTRLGHEPRVVRVEGSGWGFEEIGYSGGLRAFEERRFETDTVLCSNDRLAIGLLAAAYEKGRRVGRGSGAALRVAGHDDHPFARFTTPSLTTVAQDYTAIAKRSVEALVEAVESGGAPGERAEVSYPGRLIMRASA; translated from the coding sequence ATGACGCCGGAGAAAGTCCCCAACATGGAGACCTTTGCCCGGCTCAGCGGGGTGTCCCGCCCGACCGTGTCGAAGTACTTCCACGACCCCACCAGCGTGCGGGACTCCACGCGCGCGCGGATCGAGTCCGCGCTGGAGCGCTACGACTTCCGCCCCAACGTCTACGCGATGAACCAGAACCGGCGGCTCACCAAGATCGTGGGCATCGCGGTGCCGTTCCTGGCCGATCCGTTCTTCGCGGAGCTGGCGCGCAACATCGAGGCGCGGGTGATCGAGGCGGGGTTCTCGCCGCTGCTGTTCAGCGCCCACGGCGACCCGGCGATCGAGGCCGAGATCTTCGACAACCTCCGCTCGCTCAAGCCCGCGGGCGTGCTGCTCGCGCCCTTGGGGCGGACCTCGGACCGGGACGCGGTGGAGCGCTTCTGCCGCGAGGTTCCCACGGTGCTGTTCGACGCCAACATCGAGGGCCTCGGGGCGACCTTCGTGGGGTCCGACAACTTCCAGTCCGTTCCACTCATGGTTGACTATTTGTGCCGCACGGGCTCGCCGCCCTGCTTCTTCGAGATGCCCCCCGTGAACCCCAACGCCCGCAAGCGCCGCACGGCCTACGAGGAGGCCATGACGCGGCTCGGGCACGAGCCGCGGGTAGTGCGCGTGGAGGGCTCGGGGTGGGGATTCGAGGAGATCGGCTACTCGGGCGGCCTGCGCGCCTTCGAGGAGCGGCGATTCGAGACCGACACCGTGCTGTGCTCCAACGACCGCCTCGCCATCGGCCTCCTGGCGGCGGCCTACGAGAAGGGGCGCCGGGTGGGGCGCGGGTCGGGCGCGGCGCTGCGCGTGGCGGGCCACGACGACCACCCCTTCGCGCGCTTCACCACGCCCTCGCTGACCACGGTGGCGCAGGATTACACCGCGATCGCGAAGCGCAGCGTGGAGGCGCTGGTGGAGGCGGTCGAGAGCGGCGGCGCCCCCGGCGAGCGCGCCGAGGTGTCCTATCCCGGCCGGCTCATCATGCGCGCATCCGCTTGA
- a CDS encoding 3-keto-5-aminohexanoate cleavage protein: protein MSHPHGPVILCVAITGSVPQKRDNPAVPITVAEQIESTREAFEAGASIAHCHVREDDGTPTSDPERFARLKEGIERACPGMIVQLSTGGRSGAGRERGGMIPLRPDMCSLSVGSNNFPTRVYENPPDLVDWLATEMTAHDVVPEIECFDLSHLWQAHALWRAGRLPTAPGASDPARPPYCQFVLGVRNALPAARHAFDAMLSAHRHLFGADAPWCAAGVGRHQAEVGDWAAAEGGHVRTGLEDNVRLDRERLAPSNAALVRRAAETAARHGRPIATPAEARAILGLRAA, encoded by the coding sequence ATGTCCCACCCGCACGGTCCCGTGATCCTCTGCGTCGCGATCACCGGCTCGGTGCCGCAGAAGCGCGACAACCCCGCCGTGCCGATCACGGTGGCCGAGCAGATCGAGAGCACCAGGGAGGCCTTCGAGGCGGGCGCCAGCATCGCCCACTGCCACGTGCGCGAGGACGACGGCACGCCCACCTCCGACCCCGAGCGCTTCGCCCGGCTCAAGGAGGGCATCGAGCGCGCCTGCCCCGGCATGATCGTGCAGCTGAGCACGGGCGGTCGCTCGGGTGCGGGGCGCGAGCGGGGCGGCATGATCCCGCTGCGCCCCGACATGTGCTCGCTTTCGGTGGGGTCGAACAACTTCCCCACCCGCGTCTACGAGAACCCGCCCGACCTGGTGGACTGGTTGGCTACCGAGATGACGGCCCACGACGTCGTCCCGGAGATCGAGTGCTTCGACCTCAGCCACCTCTGGCAGGCCCACGCCCTCTGGCGCGCGGGGCGCCTGCCCACCGCGCCCGGCGCCTCGGACCCGGCGCGGCCGCCCTACTGCCAGTTCGTGTTGGGCGTGCGCAACGCACTTCCGGCCGCGCGCCACGCCTTCGACGCCATGCTCTCGGCGCACCGGCACCTGTTCGGTGCGGACGCGCCCTGGTGCGCGGCCGGCGTGGGGCGCCACCAGGCCGAGGTCGGCGACTGGGCGGCGGCCGAGGGTGGCCACGTTCGCACCGGGCTCGAGGACAACGTTCGGCTGGACCGCGAACGCCTCGCGCCCTCGAACGCGGCGCTGGTCCGGCGCGCCGCCGAGACCGCCGCGCGCCATGGCCGGCCCATCGCGACCCCCGCCGAGGCGCGCGCGATCCTGGGCCTGCGCGCCGCCTGA
- a CDS encoding xanthine dehydrogenase family protein molybdopterin-binding subunit: MTVHHKMDAPDRANRLDDMAQGVLGTPMDRPDGPLKVSGKAPYAHEVQPEGMLHGYFVRADRIGRVADMDDAEARAMAGVRGVFLGGRLARNPCQGTADEAPVQPDRDVYYVGQPVALAVAETFEAARAAAAAVRLRIEDADRAPVHPESYETPDAKQSSQGDLEAAMASAAHTVDAAFTTPGHNSAAMEPHATIAQWDGDRLTIRAACQMLNYNRNEIADAVGIDPANVRILSPYVGGGFGSKLGIAPDAIGAAVAARELGAPVAVALTRQQVFEATMRRSETRQRIRLAADAEGRLSGVGHEAWVSNLPDESFSEPVTQATAFTYQGANRVIGHHIARISRTCAGSVRAPGEAVGVAAFEIAMDELAVAAGVDAVELRRRNVPAEDPSQGIPFSSNMLREALDDGAKSFGWDASMPAPASRREGEWLIGQGMASAVRVNMIGEAKARVTLHPEGRAVVETDMTDIGTGTYAILTQLAAEMLGLDPRNVETRLGDSEFPQGPGSGGSWGASSSGSSVYLACRDLRTLLAAKMDCTEEELTLKDGRAVAGNRAVALAEIMDGPVAGEGHIEPGETGDAVRQATWGAYFCEVGVNAVTGETRVRRMHGSFAAGRILNPKTARSQCLGGMTFGIGMALTEELIHDPRDGHVVNRDLAEYHLPVNLDVPQMTVNLLEERDPWANPMQAKGIGELGICGSAAAVVNAIYSATGVRVRDLPAMLDKVLAGLPEDA; encoded by the coding sequence ATGACCGTGCACCACAAGATGGACGCGCCCGACCGCGCGAACCGCCTCGACGACATGGCGCAGGGCGTGCTCGGCACGCCCATGGACCGCCCCGACGGACCGCTGAAGGTCTCCGGCAAGGCGCCTTACGCCCACGAGGTCCAGCCCGAGGGCATGCTCCACGGCTACTTCGTGCGCGCGGACCGCATCGGCCGCGTGGCCGACATGGACGACGCCGAGGCCCGCGCCATGGCAGGCGTGCGCGGCGTGTTCCTGGGCGGGCGCCTCGCGCGCAATCCCTGCCAGGGTACCGCCGACGAGGCCCCGGTTCAGCCCGACCGCGATGTTTACTACGTGGGCCAGCCCGTCGCCCTCGCCGTGGCCGAGACCTTCGAGGCCGCCCGTGCCGCGGCCGCCGCCGTGCGCCTGCGGATCGAGGACGCCGACCGCGCCCCTGTCCATCCCGAGAGCTACGAGACCCCCGACGCCAAGCAGTCCAGCCAGGGCGACCTGGAGGCGGCCATGGCGTCGGCGGCCCACACCGTGGACGCCGCGTTCACCACCCCCGGCCACAACTCCGCGGCCATGGAGCCGCACGCCACCATCGCCCAGTGGGACGGCGACCGACTGACGATCCGCGCCGCCTGCCAGATGCTGAACTACAACCGCAACGAGATCGCCGACGCGGTGGGCATCGACCCGGCCAACGTGCGCATCCTGTCGCCTTACGTCGGCGGCGGCTTCGGCTCGAAGCTCGGCATCGCCCCCGACGCCATCGGCGCGGCCGTGGCAGCGCGCGAGCTGGGCGCCCCGGTGGCCGTGGCGCTGACCCGCCAGCAGGTGTTCGAGGCGACCATGCGCCGCTCCGAGACCCGCCAGCGCATCCGCCTCGCCGCCGACGCCGAGGGGCGCCTCTCGGGCGTGGGCCACGAGGCCTGGGTCAGCAACCTGCCTGACGAGAGCTTCTCGGAGCCGGTGACGCAGGCGACGGCATTTACGTACCAAGGCGCCAACCGCGTGATCGGCCATCACATCGCCCGCATCAGCCGCACCTGCGCGGGCTCGGTGCGCGCGCCGGGGGAGGCCGTGGGCGTGGCCGCCTTCGAGATCGCGATGGACGAGCTGGCCGTGGCCGCCGGCGTCGACGCGGTCGAGCTGCGCCGCCGCAACGTGCCCGCCGAGGACCCCTCGCAGGGCATCCCCTTCTCGTCGAACATGCTGCGCGAGGCCCTCGACGATGGGGCGAAAAGCTTCGGCTGGGACGCCTCGATGCCCGCGCCCGCCTCGCGCCGCGAGGGCGAGTGGCTCATCGGCCAGGGCATGGCCTCCGCCGTGCGCGTCAACATGATCGGCGAGGCGAAGGCCCGCGTGACGCTCCACCCCGAGGGGCGCGCCGTGGTCGAGACCGACATGACCGACATCGGCACCGGAACCTACGCCATCCTGACCCAGCTTGCCGCCGAGATGCTGGGCCTCGACCCCCGCAACGTCGAGACTCGGCTGGGCGATTCGGAGTTCCCGCAGGGCCCCGGATCGGGCGGATCGTGGGGCGCGTCGTCCTCCGGCTCCTCGGTCTACCTCGCCTGCCGCGACCTGCGCACGCTGCTGGCCGCCAAGATGGACTGCACCGAGGAGGAGCTGACCCTCAAGGACGGGCGCGCGGTCGCCGGCAACCGCGCCGTGGCGCTGGCCGAGATCATGGACGGCCCCGTGGCCGGCGAGGGCCACATCGAGCCGGGCGAGACCGGCGACGCCGTGCGCCAGGCCACCTGGGGCGCCTACTTCTGCGAGGTGGGCGTGAACGCCGTGACCGGCGAGACCCGCGTGCGCCGGATGCACGGCAGCTTCGCCGCAGGGCGCATCCTGAACCCCAAGACCGCGCGATCGCAGTGCCTGGGCGGCATGACCTTCGGCATCGGCATGGCGCTGACCGAGGAGCTGATCCACGACCCCCGCGACGGGCACGTCGTCAACCGCGACCTCGCCGAGTACCACCTGCCGGTGAACCTCGACGTGCCGCAGATGACCGTGAACCTCCTGGAGGAGCGCGACCCCTGGGCCAACCCGATGCAGGCCAAGGGCATCGGCGAGCTGGGCATCTGCGGCTCGGCCGCCGCGGTGGTGAACGCCATCTATTCGGCAACCGGCGTGCGCGTCCGCGACCTTCCCGCGATGCTCGACAAGGTGCTGGCCGGGCTGCCCGAGGACGCGTGA
- a CDS encoding sugar ABC transporter substrate-binding protein has product MKLKHALYGATALTLVAGSAHADAHATTLTIATVNNGDMVRMQGLTDDFTAENPDITLEWVTLEENVLRQRVTQDIATNGGQFDVMTIGMYETPIWAAQGWLVPLDDLGEEYDAGDILPAMRAGLSYEDTLYAAPFYGESSMVMYRTDLFEEAGIEMPKQPTWEFIADAARQLTDKDAEQYGICLRGKAGWGENMAFITTVANSFGARWFDEDWNAQLDSPEWKEAVTFYNDLMTDAGPPGAATNGFNENLNLFQQGKCGMWIDATVAASFVTNPDDSTVADKVGFALAPNTGKGKNANWLWAWALGIPAGSDSPDAAKKFIAWATSKDYIEMVAEKEGWANVPPGARTSLYENPEYQKVPFAEMTLESINIADPGNPTVDDVPYVGIQYVAIPEWQGIGTTAGQEFSAMLAGQQSVDETLAKVQEMVNEEMEAAGYR; this is encoded by the coding sequence ATGAAACTCAAGCACGCGCTCTATGGAGCGACGGCGCTCACGCTCGTCGCCGGCTCGGCCCACGCCGACGCCCACGCCACGACCCTCACGATCGCCACCGTGAACAACGGCGACATGGTCCGCATGCAGGGCCTGACCGACGACTTCACCGCCGAGAACCCCGACATCACGCTCGAGTGGGTCACCCTCGAGGAGAACGTGCTGCGCCAGCGCGTCACCCAAGACATCGCCACCAACGGCGGCCAGTTCGACGTGATGACGATCGGCATGTACGAGACCCCGATCTGGGCCGCCCAGGGCTGGCTCGTGCCGCTCGACGACCTCGGCGAGGAGTACGACGCGGGCGACATCCTGCCCGCCATGCGTGCCGGCCTCTCCTACGAGGACACGCTCTACGCCGCGCCGTTCTACGGCGAGTCGTCGATGGTGATGTACCGCACCGACCTCTTCGAGGAGGCCGGCATCGAGATGCCGAAGCAGCCCACCTGGGAGTTCATCGCCGACGCCGCCCGCCAGCTGACCGACAAGGACGCCGAGCAGTACGGCATCTGCCTGCGCGGCAAGGCCGGCTGGGGCGAGAACATGGCGTTCATCACCACGGTCGCCAACTCGTTCGGCGCGCGCTGGTTCGACGAGGACTGGAACGCCCAGCTCGACAGCCCCGAGTGGAAGGAGGCCGTCACCTTCTACAACGACCTGATGACCGATGCCGGCCCTCCGGGCGCCGCGACCAACGGCTTCAACGAGAACCTGAACCTGTTCCAGCAGGGCAAGTGCGGCATGTGGATCGACGCCACCGTGGCGGCGTCCTTCGTGACCAACCCGGACGACTCGACCGTGGCCGACAAGGTCGGCTTCGCGCTCGCGCCGAACACCGGCAAGGGCAAGAACGCCAACTGGCTCTGGGCCTGGGCCCTCGGCATCCCCGCCGGCTCGGACTCGCCCGACGCGGCCAAGAAGTTCATCGCCTGGGCCACCTCGAAGGACTACATCGAGATGGTCGCCGAGAAGGAGGGCTGGGCCAACGTGCCGCCGGGTGCCCGCACCTCGCTCTACGAGAACCCCGAGTACCAGAAGGTGCCGTTCGCCGAGATGACCCTCGAGTCGATCAACATCGCGGACCCGGGCAACCCCACCGTGGACGACGTGCCCTACGTGGGCATCCAGTACGTCGCCATCCCCGAGTGGCAGGGCATCGGCACCACCGCCGGCCAAGAGTTCTCGGCCATGCTCGCGGGTCAGCAGTCCGTTGACGAGACTCTCGCGAAGGTTCAAGAAATGGTGAACGAGGAGATGGAGGCCGCGGGCTACCGCTGA